The stretch of DNA TTTTTGTTAAGTATTACAAGAATGGGGAACATGGCACATTGCAAATCCCGTTTCCTTATATGTAATATGTATCTATGAATATAGAAAAGACGGGGAATCCGAAAGGGACTTGTCGGCGTTCCTGAAACTCACGATATTTCATGCACTTTCAGGGTATCCGAAAAAGAGCGTATGTCTCACATGCGATATTGGCTCAAACTTATTTGTTTGATTGCCAATTTCAGCATCTCCCTAATGGGACAACCAATTATTTCTGTTGTTTGATTTTCAATGAAGCCGCACCTTGTTGCTCGTCACTATAAAAATAATGCAATAGTAATTTTTGTTGAACCCTTGAATACCTAATCGAATTGCGATCCATTGAAACGAGCAAGGTGCGGGAGTTCTTCACCTCTCCCCTTTGTCATTGCGAGTTCCGCTTAAGCGGGACGAAGCAATCTCATCTTTCTATTGCCGCCCTAAGTTTCTTTCAGGGATGATTGGGAACTTTCGTTGGCATACTACTAGGTGAATTTTGTCGATTAGCGGGACAGCAAGTCCTGGAATTCTTCCAATGTCAATCCCGCCTGCCGAATAATCGCTCGAAGAGTTCCTTTTGCGATTTCCTTGTGATTAGGTACTGTTAACCGGCGGTGCGGCGGATGTATATTTCTTAAAATAATATGGCTGCCAGTCTGATGGTCTTTAAGGTATCCTGTTTTCTTGAGTACTTTACAGAGCGCGGAACCGGATAATAATGGCAGTTTACCCAATTGCTACTTCAACTACTTCTTCTAATATCGAAGGTGGGATGGGCTCATGGTGTTTTTTCAAACTTTTTAAATATCCGGTCATTGCATCTTTGATGTTCATTAAGGCTTCTTTACGCGTCTTTCCCTGGGAAATGCAGCCAGGTAAGGAAGGGCATTCGGCAACGAAAATGCCATCCTCATCTCGTTCAATAATTATGCGATACTTCATAAAG from bacterium encodes:
- a CDS encoding type II toxin-antitoxin system HicB family antitoxin, with the protein product MKYRIIIERDEDGIFVAECPSLPGCISQGKTRKEALMNIKDAMTGYLKSLKKHHEPIPPSILEEVVEVAIG
- a CDS encoding type II toxin-antitoxin system HicA family toxin, encoding MGKLPLLSGSALCKVLKKTGYLKDHQTGSHIILRNIHPPHRRLTVPNHKEIAKGTLRAIIRQAGLTLEEFQDLLSR